From the genome of Nicotiana sylvestris chromosome 2, ASM39365v2, whole genome shotgun sequence, one region includes:
- the LOC138886096 gene encoding uncharacterized protein — MVDFVILGMDWLSPRRSILDCHAKIVTLAIPGVSQIEWRGETDYVPNRVISLLKSQCMVGKGCLSYVAFVRDVGAKTSSIDYAPVVRYFPDVFIADLPSMPLDRNIDFGIDLVPGTQPISIPPYHMAPSDLKELKEQLQELLYKGFIRHSVPLYGAPVLFVK, encoded by the coding sequence atggtggattttgtcattttgggcatggattggctatctccgcgtcgttctattctggactgtcatgctaagatagtcacattggctataccgggtgtgtcacaaattgagtggcgaggtgagACCGATTATGTTCCTAATAGAGTGATCTCATTATTGAAgtcccagtgtatggttgggaaaggttgtctttcgtatgtagcctttgtgagggatgttggtgctaAGACTTCCAGTATTGATTATGCTCCAGTTGTGAGGTATTTTCCAGATGTGTTTATTGCAGACCTGCCGAGCATGCCACTGGACaggaatattgattttggtattgacctggtgccgggcactcagcccatctctattccgccatatcatatggcaccatcggacttgaaggagttgaaggaacaacttcaggagctCCTTTATAAGGGGTTCATCCGGCATAGTGTGCCACTATatggtgcgccggttctatttgtgaagtag